In Chryseobacterium shigense, the following proteins share a genomic window:
- a CDS encoding DegT/DnrJ/EryC1/StrS family aminotransferase, which produces MKKIQMVDLQSQYYKIKNDVDNAVLNVMDSAAFINGPEVKSFQNELESYLDVKHVIPCANGTDALQIALMALDLKEGDEVITADFTFAATVEVIHLLKLKSVLVDVDYDTFTISTEEIKKAITPKTKAIIPVHIFGQCANMEEILKIAEEHNLYVIEDNAQAIGAQYTFADGTEKYAGTMATVGTTSFFPSKNLGCYGDGGAIFTNNDELAHRLRGIVNHGMYERYYHDEVGVNSRLDSIQAAVLRKKLPHLDSYNEARRKAADYYDEAFAGNADILTPKRSESSTHVFHQYTLRILNGKRNELQKFLTEKEIPAMIYYPVALRKQKAYYQESNDADFVNTDKLLDQVISLPMHTELDEEQLKYITDAVLEFMK; this is translated from the coding sequence ATGAAAAAAATTCAGATGGTTGACTTACAAAGTCAGTATTACAAAATAAAGAATGATGTAGATAATGCAGTTTTAAATGTAATGGATTCCGCGGCTTTTATCAACGGCCCCGAAGTAAAGTCTTTCCAGAATGAATTGGAGTCTTATTTAGATGTAAAGCATGTGATCCCGTGTGCAAACGGAACGGATGCTTTGCAGATTGCACTGATGGCTTTAGACCTTAAAGAAGGGGATGAGGTGATCACTGCAGATTTTACTTTTGCTGCTACAGTAGAAGTTATTCATTTGCTTAAACTGAAATCAGTACTGGTAGATGTAGATTACGATACATTCACAATTTCTACGGAGGAAATTAAAAAAGCAATCACTCCAAAAACAAAGGCAATTATTCCGGTGCATATCTTCGGGCAGTGTGCCAATATGGAAGAGATCCTGAAAATTGCGGAAGAGCACAATCTTTATGTTATTGAAGACAATGCGCAGGCCATTGGAGCACAGTATACATTTGCAGACGGAACAGAAAAATATGCCGGAACAATGGCAACCGTGGGAACTACTTCATTTTTCCCATCTAAAAATTTAGGCTGTTATGGTGATGGTGGAGCTATTTTTACCAATAACGATGAACTGGCACACCGTTTGAGAGGAATTGTGAATCATGGAATGTATGAGAGATATTATCATGATGAGGTGGGAGTGAATTCAAGATTGGATAGTATTCAGGCCGCAGTTTTAAGAAAAAAACTTCCTCATCTGGATTCTTACAACGAGGCAAGAAGAAAGGCGGCGGATTATTATGATGAAGCTTTTGCTGGGAATGCAGATATCCTTACTCCGAAAAGATCAGAAAGCTCAACACACGTATTTCATCAATATACTTTAAGAATCCTGAACGGAAAACGTAATGAACTTCAAAAATTCCTTACAGAAAAAGAAATTCCTGCGATGATTTATTATCCGGTGGCGTTGAGAAAACAGAAAGCATACTATCAGGAAAGTAACGATGCCGATTTTGTGAATACGGATAAGCTTTTGGATCAGGTAATTTCTTTGCCGATGCATACCGAATTGGACGAAGAGCAGTTGAAGTATATTACGGATGCTGTATTGGAGTTTATGAAATAA
- the galE gene encoding UDP-glucose 4-epimerase GalE — translation MAILVTGGLGYIGSHTVVELINNGFEVVIVDDLSNSERFILNNIEEIAGKKPVFYPFDLKRRELLTQVFDAHKIEGCINFAASKAVGESQVKPVDYYENNLFSLINILQEFKERGISNFIFSSSCTVYGQADKMPIDENTPLKMPESVYGKTKQMGEEILIDFAKAYNRKISLLRYFNPIGAHPSGKLGELPLGVPNNLIPYVTQTAAGIREKLSIWGDDYDTEDGTAIRDYIYVVDLAKAHVSALKKLLQSSDEPVIDIFNLGTGKGSSVLDVVKAFETANDVKVSYQICPRREGDITIAYANADKAEKELHWKSETSLEESLRTVWKWQEYLDSRNN, via the coding sequence ATGGCAATACTTGTTACAGGAGGACTAGGATATATAGGTTCCCACACAGTAGTAGAACTGATAAACAACGGCTTTGAGGTGGTTATTGTGGACGATTTATCCAATTCAGAAAGGTTTATTTTAAATAATATAGAAGAAATTGCAGGTAAGAAGCCCGTTTTTTATCCTTTCGATTTAAAGAGAAGAGAACTCCTTACACAGGTTTTTGATGCTCATAAAATTGAGGGGTGCATTAATTTTGCAGCTTCCAAGGCAGTGGGAGAGAGTCAGGTGAAACCGGTAGACTATTATGAAAACAATTTATTTTCTCTTATTAATATTCTTCAGGAATTTAAAGAAAGAGGAATTTCCAATTTTATTTTCAGTTCTTCGTGCACGGTGTACGGACAGGCAGATAAAATGCCGATTGATGAAAACACACCCTTGAAGATGCCTGAAAGTGTTTACGGGAAAACAAAACAGATGGGAGAAGAAATCCTGATTGATTTTGCAAAAGCTTACAACAGAAAAATTTCTCTTTTAAGGTATTTCAATCCAATCGGGGCACACCCATCAGGAAAATTGGGTGAACTTCCACTGGGAGTTCCTAATAATTTAATTCCCTATGTTACTCAAACAGCAGCAGGAATCCGTGAGAAGCTAAGTATCTGGGGTGACGATTATGATACGGAAGACGGAACAGCGATCCGTGATTATATTTATGTTGTTGACCTGGCTAAAGCCCACGTAAGTGCCCTTAAAAAATTATTGCAGAGCAGTGATGAACCTGTAATTGATATATTTAATCTGGGAACAGGAAAAGGCTCATCTGTATTGGATGTGGTGAAAGCTTTTGAAACAGCTAATGATGTGAAGGTTTCTTACCAGATTTGTCCCAGAAGAGAAGGAGATATTACCATTGCCTATGCCAATGCTGATAAAGCTGAAAAAGAGCTTCACTGGAAATCTGAAACTTCATTGGAAGAATCTTTGAGAACAGTCTGGAAATGGCAGGAGTATCTTGATTCAAGGAACAACTAA
- a CDS encoding adenylyltransferase/cytidyltransferase family protein, with protein MKTQKIGITFSSFDLLHAGHIKMLEEAKTVCDYLIVGLQVDPSHDRPNKNRPSQSIVERYIQLKAVNAVDEIIPYYTEEDLLDILKSFVIDVRIIGDDYMNRDFTGKQYCEEKGIEIFYNKRDHRFSTSDLRRRIYEAEKEKLERAEAVK; from the coding sequence ATGAAAACACAAAAAATAGGTATTACATTTTCCTCATTCGATCTGCTGCATGCAGGACACATTAAAATGCTTGAAGAAGCTAAAACGGTATGTGATTACTTAATTGTAGGGCTTCAGGTTGATCCTTCGCACGATCGCCCGAATAAGAACAGACCCAGCCAGAGTATTGTAGAAAGATACATTCAGTTAAAGGCTGTAAATGCTGTAGACGAGATCATTCCTTATTACACGGAAGAAGACCTTCTCGATATTTTGAAATCATTTGTAATTGATGTAAGAATTATAGGAGACGATTATATGAACCGTGATTTTACAGGTAAACAATACTGTGAAGAGAAAGGAATTGAGATCTTTTATAACAAAAGAGATCACAGGTTTTCTACCAGCGACCTTAGAAGAAGAATCTATGAAGCTGAAAAAGAAAAGTTAGAAAGGGCTGAAGCCGTAAAATAA
- a CDS encoding S8/S53 family peptidase, with amino-acid sequence MKKLLLFCLLAGYSAVNAQTELVFVYFTGKPNKAAFYANPLSELTQKSLNRRTSLGITLNDQDAPIEPSYIQNLQNLGFTVTDYSKWLNGAAVNATPAQITILQAQPYVQSVGRFAKNATSIPKTTHENKWNTSSETQKTQTVFDYGSGSAQIDQINIRPLHLAGFTGTGISIAVIDAGFPYVDTGSAFERLRSNNHIKAVYDFVTKTTNVYSTSISNHGSAVLGAIGGYIENTFVGSAPDADFYLYRSENAVGEIPEEELYWIEAAEEADRKGVDIITSSLGYNVFDDSRYSYTYSDMNGTTSFIARAAEIAANKGIFVLAAAGNSGLQPWHYIMTPADNAKVFTIGSVDSAGSSSGFSSYGPNSLGVVKPDGSARGTASATVTNSTLASVNGTSIATPIAAGGVACFIQAFPSMEREQMRTKLRQTASLYPGHTDQMGYGILNFGNLYNQVLNTSEIVKKEKFAIFPNPVTNILNVASEAEILSLEVYDNLGKLIRKINGQQSIKVEDFPKGTYYLKIQAKNNVFYDKFIKE; translated from the coding sequence ATGAAAAAACTTTTACTCTTTTGTCTTCTAGCGGGTTACTCAGCAGTAAATGCACAGACGGAGCTTGTTTTTGTTTATTTTACAGGCAAACCGAATAAAGCAGCTTTTTATGCTAATCCACTTTCAGAACTGACTCAAAAATCCCTTAACAGACGTACTTCGCTGGGCATTACATTAAATGATCAGGATGCCCCTATCGAACCATCTTATATCCAGAATCTTCAGAACCTGGGCTTTACCGTTACAGATTATTCCAAATGGCTTAACGGAGCGGCTGTAAATGCAACCCCGGCACAGATTACAATACTACAGGCACAGCCTTATGTACAGTCGGTAGGGCGTTTTGCAAAAAATGCCACTTCTATTCCTAAAACAACACATGAAAATAAATGGAATACCTCATCTGAGACTCAAAAGACACAAACTGTTTTTGATTACGGGTCGGGTTCTGCACAGATCGACCAGATCAATATAAGGCCTCTTCATCTTGCCGGATTTACCGGAACAGGAATTTCAATTGCGGTTATCGATGCCGGTTTTCCTTATGTAGATACCGGCTCTGCTTTTGAAAGGCTACGCAGCAACAACCATATCAAAGCCGTTTATGATTTTGTGACCAAGACAACCAATGTGTACAGTACTTCTATCAGCAATCATGGTTCTGCTGTGCTGGGAGCAATCGGAGGCTATATCGAAAATACATTTGTAGGATCTGCTCCGGATGCTGATTTTTATCTTTACCGCAGCGAAAATGCCGTTGGTGAAATTCCGGAAGAAGAATTATACTGGATAGAAGCGGCTGAAGAAGCAGACAGAAAAGGTGTTGATATCATTACATCCTCCCTTGGATACAATGTTTTTGATGATTCCCGGTACAGTTATACCTATTCGGATATGAACGGAACCACTTCTTTTATTGCCAGAGCCGCTGAAATAGCTGCCAACAAAGGAATTTTTGTTCTTGCAGCAGCAGGAAATTCAGGATTACAGCCGTGGCATTACATTATGACTCCTGCAGATAACGCTAAGGTATTCACTATAGGATCAGTGGATTCAGCAGGAAGCTCTTCAGGATTTTCTTCTTACGGTCCTAATTCACTTGGCGTGGTAAAGCCTGATGGAAGTGCAAGGGGAACTGCATCTGCAACGGTTACCAACAGTACTTTAGCCTCAGTGAACGGAACATCTATTGCAACACCAATTGCAGCAGGCGGTGTAGCTTGTTTCATTCAGGCTTTTCCTTCGATGGAAAGGGAACAGATGAGAACAAAATTACGGCAGACAGCCTCACTTTATCCAGGTCACACCGATCAGATGGGCTATGGTATCCTTAATTTTGGAAACCTTTACAATCAGGTATTGAATACTTCTGAAATTGTAAAAAAAGAAAAATTTGCCATTTTCCCAAACCCTGTCACCAATATTTTGAATGTTGCTTCTGAAGCTGAAATTTTGTCATTGGAAGTTTATGATAATTTAGGAAAGCTAATCAGAAAAATTAACGGACAACAATCCATAAAAGTGGAAGATTTTCCGAAAGGAACCTATTATCTTAAAATTCAGGCAAAGAATAATGTTTTTTATGATAAGTTTATCAAGGAATAA